A single region of the Hippopotamus amphibius kiboko isolate mHipAmp2 chromosome 6, mHipAmp2.hap2, whole genome shotgun sequence genome encodes:
- the PDCD2 gene encoding programmed cell death protein 2, protein MAAVSAGPAELGFVEAAPAWRLRSEQFPSKVGGRPAWLGAVGLPGPAELACALCGRPLAFLLQLYAPLPGRADAFHRSLFLFCCRTPPCCAGLRVFRNQLPRRNDFYSYEPPSENPPPEMGESVRLQLKSGAHLCRVCGCLGPKTCSRCHKARYCSKDHQTLDWRLGHKQACTQADNLDSTVPDHNFLFPEFEIVIETEDEIMSDVVEKDDESEITGSMGETPEEELDSMAKHESREDRIFQKFKSKISFEPEQILRYGRAIAPIWISGENIPQEKDIPDCPCGAKRIFEFQVMPQLLNYLKADRLGRSIDWGVLAIFTCAESCGLGTGYTEEFVWKQDITDAA, encoded by the exons ATGGCGGCCGTGAGCGCCGGGCCGGCTGAACTGGGCTTCGTGGAGGCGGCGCCGGCGTGGCGGCTACGCAGCGAGCAGTTCCCCAGTAAGGTGGGCGGCCGGCCGGCGTGGCTGGGCGCGGTCGGGCTGCCGGGGCCCGCGGAGCTGGCGTGCGCGCTGTGCGGACGCCCGCTGGCCTTCCTGCTGCAGCTGTACGCGCCCCTGCCCGGCCGCGCCGACGCCTTCCACCGCagcctcttcctcttctgctgcCGGACGCCGCCGTGCTGCGCCGGCCTGCGCG TTTTTAGAAATCAGCTGCCCAGGAGAAATGACTTCTACTCCTATGAGCCGCCTTCTGAGAACCCTCCACCAGAGATGGGAGAATCCGTGCGCCTCCAGCTCAAGTCTGGGGCTCATCTCTGCAGAGTTTGTGGTTGTTTAGGCCCCAAAACATGCTCCAGGTGTCACAAGGCGCGTTACTGCAGTAAGGACCATCAGACTCTGGACTGGAGGTTGGGGCACAAGCAGGCTTGTACCCAAGCAG ATAATTTGGACAGTACAGTTCCAGACCACaactttctttttccagaatTTGAAATTGTAATAGAAACAGAAGATGAGATTATGTCTGATGTTGTGGAAAAAGATGATGAATCAGAGATTACAGGGAGCATGG GTGAAACACCTGAGGAAGAATTGGATTCCATGGCAAAACATGAATCTAGGGAAGATAGAATTTTCCAgaagtttaaaagtaaaatatcctTTGAACCAGAACAG ATCCTCAGATATGGCAGAGCGATTGCCCCCATCTGGATCTCTGGTGAAAACATCCCTCAAGAAAAGGATATTCCAGATTGCCCCTGTGGTGCCAAGAGAATATTTGAATTCCAG GTCATGCCTCAGCTGCTCAACTACCTGAAGGCCGACAGACTGGGCAGGAGTATCGACTGGGGGGTCTTGGCCATCTTCACCTGTGCGGAAAGCTGTGGACTGGGCACTGGCTACACTGAGGAATTTGTTTGGAAGCAAGATATAACAGATGCAGCCTAA
- the TBP gene encoding TATA-box-binding protein isoform X1: MDQNNSLPPYAQGLASPQGAMTPGIPIFSPMMPYGTGLTPQPIQNSNSLSILEEQQRQQQQQQQQQQQQQQQQQQQQAAVAAVQQSASQQATQGASGQTPQLFHSQTLTTAPLPGTTPLYPSPMTPMTPITPATPASESSGIVPQLQNIVSTVNLGCKLDLKTIALRARNAEYNPKRFAAVIMRIREPRTTALIFSSGKMVCTGAKSEEQSRLAARKYARVVQKLGFPAKFLDFKIQNMVGSCDVKFPIRLEGLVLTHQQFSSYEPELFPGLIYRMIKPRIVLLIFVSGKVVLTGAKVRAEIYEAFENIYPILKGFRKTT; encoded by the exons ATGGATCAGAACAACAGCCTCCCACCTTATGCCCAGGGCCTGGCCTCCCCTCAG GGTGCCATGACTCCTGGAATCCCTATCTTTAGTCCAATGATGCCTTATGGCACGGGACTGACTCCACAGCCTATTCAGAACAGCAACAGTCTGTCTATTTTGGAGGAGCAGcaaaggcagcagcagcagcagcagcaacagcagcagcagcagcagcagcagcagcagcagcagcaggcggCAGTGGCTGCGGTTCAGCAGTCAGCGTCCCAGCAGGCAACCCAAGGGGCCTCGGGCCAGACACCACAGCTCTTCCACTCACAGACTCTCACGACCGCACCCTTGCCGGGCACCACTCCCCTGTATCCCTCCCCCATGACCCCCATGACCCCCATCACCCCTGCCACGCCAGCCTCGGAGAGCTCTGGGATCGTGCCGCAGCTGCA AAATATCGTATCTACCGTGAATCTTGGTTGTAAGCTTGACCTAAAGACCATTGCACTTCGTGCCCGAAATGCTGAATATAATCCCAAG CGGTTTGCTGCTGTGATCATGAGAATAAGAGAGCCTCGGACCACTGCACTGATATTCAGTTCTGGGAAGATGGTGTGCACGGGAGCCAAGAG TGAAGAACAGTCCAGACTAGCAGCAAGAAAATATGCCAGGGTTGTACAGAAGTTGGGTTTTCCAGCTAAGTTCTTGGACTTCAAGATTCAGAACATGGTGGGGAGCTGTGATGTGAAGTTCCCTATAAGGTTAGAAGGCCTTGTGCTTACCCACCAGCAGTTCAGTAG TTATGAGCCAGAGTTATTTCCTGGTTTAATCTACAGAATGATCAAACCAAGAATTGTtctccttatttttgtttctggaaaAGTTGTATTAACAG GTGCTAAAGTCAGAGCAGAAATTTATGAAGCCTTTGAGAACATCTACCCTATTCTAAAGGGTTTCAGGAAGACAACGTAA
- the TBP gene encoding TATA-box-binding protein isoform X2, with amino-acid sequence MDQNNSLPPYAQGLASPQGAMTPGIPIFSPMMPYGTGLTPQPIQNSNSLSILEEQQRQQQQQQQQQQQQQQQQQQQQAAVAAVQQSASQQATQGASGQTPQLFHSQTLTTAPLPGTTPLYPSPMTPMTPITPATPASESSGIVPQLQNIVSTVNLGCKLDLKTIALRARNAEYNPKRFAAVIMRIREPRTTALIFSSGKMVCTGAKSEEQSRLAARKYARVVQKLGFPAKFLDFKIQNMVGSCDVKFPIRLEGLVLTHQQFSRC; translated from the exons ATGGATCAGAACAACAGCCTCCCACCTTATGCCCAGGGCCTGGCCTCCCCTCAG GGTGCCATGACTCCTGGAATCCCTATCTTTAGTCCAATGATGCCTTATGGCACGGGACTGACTCCACAGCCTATTCAGAACAGCAACAGTCTGTCTATTTTGGAGGAGCAGcaaaggcagcagcagcagcagcagcaacagcagcagcagcagcagcagcagcagcagcagcagcaggcggCAGTGGCTGCGGTTCAGCAGTCAGCGTCCCAGCAGGCAACCCAAGGGGCCTCGGGCCAGACACCACAGCTCTTCCACTCACAGACTCTCACGACCGCACCCTTGCCGGGCACCACTCCCCTGTATCCCTCCCCCATGACCCCCATGACCCCCATCACCCCTGCCACGCCAGCCTCGGAGAGCTCTGGGATCGTGCCGCAGCTGCA AAATATCGTATCTACCGTGAATCTTGGTTGTAAGCTTGACCTAAAGACCATTGCACTTCGTGCCCGAAATGCTGAATATAATCCCAAG CGGTTTGCTGCTGTGATCATGAGAATAAGAGAGCCTCGGACCACTGCACTGATATTCAGTTCTGGGAAGATGGTGTGCACGGGAGCCAAGAG TGAAGAACAGTCCAGACTAGCAGCAAGAAAATATGCCAGGGTTGTACAGAAGTTGGGTTTTCCAGCTAAGTTCTTGGACTTCAAGATTCAGAACATGGTGGGGAGCTGTGATGTGAAGTTCCCTATAAGGTTAGAAGGCCTTGTGCTTACCCACCAGCAGTTCAGTAG GTGCTAA